The proteins below are encoded in one region of Stigmatopora argus isolate UIUO_Sarg chromosome 2, RoL_Sarg_1.0, whole genome shotgun sequence:
- the mc1r gene encoding melanocyte-stimulating hormone receptor, whose protein sequence is MEFSNSSQFFMHHDYSSDYLQDNETNSSFSEPNSVGCFQLRIPQELFLSLGLISLVENILVIVAIIKNRNLHSPMYYFICCLAASDMLVSVSNVVETIVMLLHDHGLMDVQPGMLRHLDNIIDVMICSSVVSSLSFLSTIAADRYVTIFYALRYHSIMTTQRAVGIIVAVWLASITSSIFFIVYHTDNAVIVCLVTFFCSSLLFNAVLYLHMFLLAHIHSRSIAVNFRNKRRPSTSRKGAITLTILLGVFIVCWGPFFLHLILILTCPTSPFCNCFFRNFNLFLILIICNSLIDPLIYAYRSQELRKTLQELLLCSFFFGA, encoded by the coding sequence ATGGAGTTTTCCAACAGTTCCCAGTTCTTCATGCACCACGACTACTCGAGCGACTACCTGCAAGACAATGAGACCAACTCTAGCTTCAGCGAACCCAACTCGGTGGGTTGCTTCCAGCTGCGCATCCCGCAGGAGCTCTTCCTGTCACTGGGCCTCATCAGCCTGGTGGAGAACATCCTGGTCATCGTGGCCATCATCAAGAACCGCAACCTTCACTCGCCCATGTACTACTTCATCTGCTGCCTGGCCGCATCCGACATGCTGGTGAGCGTCAGCAACGTGGTGGAGACCATCGTCATGCTCCTGCACGACCACGGCCTGATGGACGTGCAACCGGGCATGCTGCGCCACCTGGACAACATCATCGACGTGATGATCTGCAGCTCGGTGGTGTCGTCGCTGTCCTTCCTCAGCACCATCGCGGCCGACCGCTACGTCACCATCTTCTACGCCTTGCGCTACCACAGCATCATGACCACGCAGCGCGCCGTGGGCATCATCGTGGCCGTGTGGCTGGCCAGCATCACATCCAGCATCTTCTTCATCGTCTATCACACGGACAACGCCGTCATCGTCTGCCTGGTCACCTTCTTCTGCTCCAGCCTGCTCTTCAACGCCGTCCTCTACCTGCACATGTTCCTGCTGGCGCACATCCACTCGCGCAGCATCGCCGTCAACTTTCGCAACAAGCGGCGCCCGTCCACCAGCAGGAAGGGCGCCATCACACTCACCATTCTGCTGGGCGTCTTCATCGTGTGCTGGGGACCCTTCTTCCTGCACCTGATTCTCATCCTCACCTGCCCCACCAGCCCCTTCTGCAACTGCTTTTTCCGGAACTTTaacctcttcctcatcctcatcatctgCAACTCGCTCATAGACCCTCTCATCTACGCCTACAGGAGCCAGGAGCTGCGCAAAACTCTACAAGAGCTCCTCTTGTGCAGCTTCTTCTTCGGTGCGTGA
- the def8 gene encoding differentially expressed in FDCP 8 homolog, whose translation MTNVADEMEYDERMAQFRQTRLNPFDRGEEEEEDGPQRGRTPLQQETKKELFSGCLIQNSDRTMDLGLAEDHFSRPVGSFVASDIEQLKLAIEECKKLILELPEHSERQKDTVVKLIHLRLKLQELKDPDEDEPNLRMVLEHRFSKEKSKSVKQTCDKCSTIIWGLIQTWYTCTGCYYRCHSKCMNLITKPCVRSKVSHQSEYELNICPEIGLDRQDYRCAECRSPISLRGVPSEARQCDYTGQYFCSTCHWNDTAIIPARVIHNWEFEARKVCRSSLRYLALMVPRPVLKLKEINPLLFNFVEELVEIRKLRQDILLMKPYFITCKEAMEARLLLQLQDRQHFVENDDMYSLQDLIDIYSGRLSCSLTEVHTTFAKHIKLDCDRCQAKGFVCELCKEGDILFPFDSHTSVCHDCSAVFHRDCYYDNSTTCPRCARMTERRQDEDTKDA comes from the exons ATGACAA ATGTAGCCGATGAAATGGAGTATGATGAGAGAATGGCACAATTTCGCCAAACCCGCCTCAATCCCTTCGATCGtggagaggaagaggaagaggatggtCCTCAAAGGGGAAGGACACCCCTACAGCAGG AAACCAAGAAGGAGCTGTTTTCTGGGTGTCTAATCCAAAATTCAGACAGAACTATGGATCTTGGACTAGCTGAGGACCACTTTTCAAGACCAGTG GGCTCATTTGTTGCCTCCGACATAGAGCAATTGAAATTGGCCATTGAGGAGTGCAAGAAGCTGATCCTGGAGCTGCCTGAACACTCTGAAAGACAGAAGGACACAGTTGTGAAACTAATCCACCTTAGGCTCAAACTGCAGGAGTTGAAG GATCCCGATGAGGATGAGCCTAATTTACGAATGGTTCTAGAGCACCGATTTTCAAAGGAAAAGAGCAAGAGTGTCAAACAAACTTGTGACAAATGTAGCACTATCATCTGGGGACTCATTCAGACATGGTACACTTGCACAG GTTGCTATTACCGATGCCATAGTAAATGCATGAACCTTATCACAAAGCCCTgtgtgaggtcaaaggtcagccaTCAGTCCGAGTACGAGCTCAACATCTGCCCCGAGATTGGCCTGGACCGCCAAGACTACCGCTGTGCTGAATGTCGCTCACCTATTTCACTGA GGGGTGTGCCAAGTGAGGCCAGACAGTGTGACTACACTGGCCAGTATTTCTGCAGCACGTGTCACTGGAATGACACGGCCATCATCCCGGCAAGAGTCATCCACAACTGGGAGTTTGAAGCACGCAAG GTTTGTCGATCCTCACTGCGTTACCTGGCACTGATGGTACCACGGCCTGTGCTGAAGCTGAAGGAAATCAACCCTCTGCTCTTTAACTTTGTGGAGGAACTGGTGGAGATCAGA AAACTTCGTCAAGATATTCTACTGATGAAACCGTATTTTATTACCTGCAAGGAGGCAATGGAAGCTCGACTTCTACTGCAG CTTCAGGACCGCCAGCATTTTGTGGAAAATGACGACATGTACTCGCTGCAAGATTTGATTGACATCTACAGTGGACGACTCAGCTGTTCTCTCACAGAAGTACACACTACATTTGCGAAACACATCAAGCTGGATTGCGAC CGTTGCCAGGCCAAAGGGTTCGTGTGTGAGTTGTGTAAGGAGGGAGACATCCTCTTTCCTTTTGACAGTCACACCTCAGTTTGCCATGACTGCTCAGCTGTCTTTCACAG gGATTGTTATTATGACAACTCAACAACGTGTCCACGTTGTGCCCGGATGACTGAGCGTAGACAGGACGAAGACACAAAAGATGCCTGA
- the tcf25 gene encoding ribosome quality control complex subunit TCF25: MSTRALRRLKGKQRGQEAVVVEELTWPDNPVELAESGEEQLDAAPVDPASRPNGSHRKSKKNNDRKDICAILDMISDAEKVSADEDSEQPDENKQSDKPLDIGKKKKRKKKTKVKSQNTQETKASDDNIDLLLENIEQSNGLTLQNDCSGCDRRSVLHVEHRNLNPETELKKYFGTRAVLGDQRPRQRNRQYHRTTWMTTPKESWPRFSRPGISMTLLESKDGIQYFTFEHSRDYQQVQFKFLDAVESLDPNNIVALMQLNPYHIDSLLQLSDVCRVQEDQEMARDLIERALYSFECAFHPVFSLTSGTCRLDYLRPENRAFYLTVFKHMMFLEKRGCPRTALEYCKLILSLDPDSDPLCMLLLMDFLMLRSRQYDSLLQLYEDWEEHRNLSQLPNFAFSTALCHFHLSQQEELSPEETDQAKDKADRMLQDALIMFPGVLMPLLDLCSVQPDATVTSHAFFGPSSQIGQLPALAELTALYIGRMHSLWREAAVMLWLEESVKEVLCRIDANDPLVEECRNKRKQRYQSAPLNIHRHVLLSEIKEATSSLPLEVTTQPVMGFDPLPPVESVISYTRPARQPVGASNESTLSLFFRSLLPNFNLQGGPRLDEGDLEVARAGQELNQEVNRLMVAMRDMLANIRFQEPPREDHPFRDEEEWD; this comes from the exons ATGTCCACCCGGGCTTTACGGAGGTTAAAGGGCAAACAGCGGGGTCAAGAAGCGGTTGTCGTCGAGGAGCTAACTTGGCCAGATAACCCCGTTGAGCTTGCTGAAAGCGGGGAAGAGCAGCTGGACGCGGCCCCTGTCGACCCAGCGTCACGTCCGAATGGCAGTCACCGAAAGTCAAAGAAAAACAACGACCGTAAAGACATATGTGCCATTTTGGACATG ataaGTGATGCAGAAAAAGTCTCTGCCGATGAAGACTCAGAACAACccgatgaaaacaaacaaagtgaCAAG CCTTTGGATATcggtaagaaaaagaaaaggaaaaagaagacaaaggttAAATCCCAAAACACACAG GAAACAAAAGCATCCGATGACAATATTGATTTATTGCTGGAAAATATAGAGCAGTCCAATGGTTTGACTTTGCAAAACGACTGTAGTGGCTGTGACAGAAGATCCGTCCTACATGTGGAACACAG GAATTTGAACCCTGAGACGGAGCTAAAGAAATACTTTGGCACTCGAGCAGTTTTGGGGGATCAAAG ACCGCGACAACGCAATAGACAGTATCATCGCACCACCTGGATGACCACCCCTAAGGAAAGCTGGCCTCGCTTCAGCCGCCCAG GAATCTCAATGACTTTACTTGAGTCAAAAGATGGCATTCAGTACTTCACCTTTGAGCATAGCCGTGACTACCAGCAAGTCCAATTCAAGTTCCTGGATGCTGTCGAGTCTTTGGACCCAAACAACATTGTG GCTCTTATGCAACTGAATCCCTACCACATTGATTCTTTGCTACAGCTTTCCGATGTCTGCCGGGTACAAGAGGATCAGGAGATGGCCAGGGACCTTATCG AAAGAGCGCTATACAGCTTTGAGTGTGCGTTTCACCCCGTATTTAGTCTGACCTCTGGCACCTGCAGACTGGATTATCTCAGACCAGAAAATAG GGCATTTTATTTGACTGTTTTCAAGCACATGATGTTCTTGGAAAAGAGAGGATGCCCCCGGACAGCTTTGGAGTACTGCAAATTGATCCTGAG CTTGGACCCAGACTCTGACCCGCTTTGCATGTTGCTGCTGATGGACTTCCTGATGCTTCGTTCCAGACAGTACGACTCTCTTCTTCAGCTTTATGAGGACTGGGAG GAGCACAGAAACCTGTCCCAGCTGCCCAACTTTGCATTCTCCACTGCGCTCTGCCATTTCCATCTCAGTCAGCAGGAAGAGCTCAGTCCTGAAGAAACTGATCAGGCAAAAGACAAAGCTGACCGAATGCTACAGGACGctctcatcatgtttcctggaG TCTTGATGCCTTTATTGGATCTATGCTCTGTGCAGCCAGATGCCACAGTAACCTCACATGCATTCTTTGGCCCAAGCAGTCAGATTGG ACAGCTGCCAGCTTTGGCTGAATTGACTGCTCTGTATATTGGGAGGATGCACAGCCTTTGGAGAGAAGCAGCAGTAATGTTATGGTTGGAAGAGAGTGTGAAGGAGGTGCTGTGTCGAATTGATGCAAATGACCCACTGGTGGAGGAGTGCCGGAACAA GAGAAAGCAGAGATATCAGAGTGCTCCATTAAACATCCATCGCCACGTTCTGCTTTCTGAAATCAAAGAAGCCACATCCAGTCTGCCTCTG GAGGTGACCACTCAGCCTGTGATGGGATTTGACCCTCTCCCGCCAGTGGAATCTGTGATCTCCTACACTAGACCAGCAAG GCAGCCTGTTGGAGCTTCTAATGAGAGCACATTGTCGCTGTTTTTCCGCTCCTTGTTGCCGAACTTCAACTTGCAG GGTGGCCCAAGACTGGACGAGGGCGATTTGGAGGTGGCTCGTGCTGGACAAGAGCTGAACCAGGAAGTGAATCGACTTATGGTTGCAATGAGGGACATGCTGGCAAACATCAGGTTTCAAGAGCCACCACGAGAGGACCATCCTTTCAGAGATGAAGAAGAATGGGACTGA